The proteins below come from a single Myxococcus virescens genomic window:
- the prfB gene encoding peptide chain release factor 2 (programmed frameshift): protein MANDSMEKINGLRERVLALRGHLDLDRKRSRIALIERDSTLPTFWDDNTKAQALLKEKSTLEASVGAYDKVMRGLDDAQVLFELAAEANDEATTQEAEGSLTGLEGDVAKLELARMLSGEQDRSSCFMDINAGAGGTDSMDWAAMLLRMYTRYCENKGWKVEINDEVPGEEAGFKNVSLRIEGDFAYGYLKAEVGVHRLVRISPFDANARRQTAFASVDVYPEVDDTIQIDIPEKDIDLKFIRGGGAGGQKVNKTSSTAQLRHLPTGIIITCQTERSQSANKDMAFKILRGRLYELEMKKREAARDAAEAQKKDISFGSQIRSYVMAPYRMVKDLRTGIETGNVDAVLDGDLEEFVTAQLLGVKNPNRSAGAD, encoded by the exons ATGGCGAACGATTCGATGGAGAAGATCAACGGCCTCAGGGAGCGTGTGTTGGCGCTCCGGGGGCATCTT GACCTCGACCGCAAGCGGTCCCGCATCGCGCTGATTGAACGCGACTCCACGCTGCCCACCTTCTGGGACGACAACACCAAGGCGCAGGCGCTCTTGAAGGAGAAGTCCACGCTGGAGGCCAGCGTCGGCGCCTACGACAAGGTGATGCGCGGCCTGGATGACGCGCAGGTGCTCTTCGAGCTGGCCGCCGAGGCCAACGACGAGGCCACCACCCAGGAAGCGGAAGGCTCCCTCACGGGGCTGGAGGGCGACGTCGCCAAGCTGGAGCTGGCGCGCATGCTGTCCGGCGAGCAGGACCGCAGCAGCTGCTTCATGGACATCAACGCCGGCGCCGGTGGCACGGACTCCATGGACTGGGCGGCCATGCTCCTGCGCATGTACACCCGCTACTGCGAGAACAAGGGCTGGAAGGTCGAAATCAACGACGAGGTGCCGGGGGAAGAGGCGGGCTTCAAGAACGTCTCCCTGCGCATCGAAGGTGACTTCGCCTACGGCTACCTGAAGGCGGAAGTGGGCGTGCACCGGCTGGTGCGGATTTCGCCCTTCGACGCCAACGCGCGCCGGCAGACGGCCTTCGCGTCCGTGGACGTCTATCCGGAGGTGGATGACACCATCCAGATCGACATCCCGGAGAAGGACATCGACTTGAAGTTCATCCGCGGCGGCGGCGCGGGCGGCCAGAAGGTGAACAAGACGTCATCCACCGCGCAGCTGCGCCACCTGCCCACCGGCATCATCATCACCTGCCAAACGGAGCGTTCGCAGTCGGCCAACAAGGACATGGCCTTCAAGATTCTGCGGGGTCGCCTGTACGAACTGGAGATGAAGAAGCGCGAGGCCGCGCGCGACGCCGCCGAGGCGCAGAAGAAGGACATCTCCTTCGGCTCGCAGATCCGCTCCTACGTCATGGCGCCGTACCGCATGGTCAAGGACCTGCGCACCGGCATCGAGACGGGCAACGTGGACGCCGTGCTGGATGGGGACCTGGAGGAGTTCGTCACCGCCCAGTTGCTGGGCGTGAAGAACCCCAACCGCAGTGCGGGCGCGGACTAG
- the ybeY gene encoding rRNA maturation RNase YbeY: MSAARRGNGVRLRKGKLIPRDDGKRIEEFVGAATTSTDSASVARMLAPPGWSEPAQRPEFDEVVIVLTGELTIVVEGRRERISAGEVGLVPRGKRVVYRNDGQGACDYWSVCAPAFRPELAHMETPKPRVQENHVTIQVAHGQGRDFARLLTTWARAYLVQLELSGVELSLSLVDDRAIRRLNRTWRQKDKATDVLSFPAGDLPKGTPGPRPLGDVVISLDTAKRQAKEYGRTLEAEMARYLAHGLLHLLGHDHERPRDAKRMAALEEQLLGERGMVADSLQVDAKARRARSLM; encoded by the coding sequence ATGAGCGCAGCACGAAGGGGCAATGGCGTGAGATTGCGCAAGGGGAAGCTGATTCCCCGTGACGATGGCAAGCGCATCGAGGAGTTCGTGGGCGCGGCCACCACCAGCACGGACTCCGCGTCCGTCGCGCGGATGCTGGCGCCCCCCGGGTGGTCCGAGCCCGCGCAGCGCCCCGAATTCGACGAGGTCGTCATCGTCCTCACGGGCGAGCTGACCATCGTGGTGGAGGGGCGCCGCGAGCGCATCTCCGCGGGCGAGGTCGGACTGGTGCCGCGCGGCAAGCGCGTGGTGTACCGCAACGACGGCCAGGGGGCGTGTGACTACTGGTCGGTGTGCGCGCCTGCGTTCCGCCCGGAGCTGGCGCACATGGAGACGCCCAAGCCCCGCGTGCAGGAAAACCACGTCACCATCCAGGTGGCGCATGGCCAGGGCCGGGACTTCGCGCGCCTGCTGACCACCTGGGCCAGGGCGTACCTGGTGCAGCTCGAGCTGTCCGGCGTGGAGCTGTCCCTGTCCCTGGTGGACGACCGGGCCATCCGCCGGCTCAACCGCACCTGGCGCCAGAAGGACAAGGCGACGGACGTGCTGAGCTTCCCCGCGGGCGACCTGCCCAAGGGCACACCTGGACCGCGCCCGCTGGGGGACGTGGTCATCTCCCTGGACACGGCGAAGCGGCAGGCCAAGGAGTATGGCCGCACGCTGGAGGCGGAGATGGCGCGCTACCTGGCGCATGGCCTGCTCCACCTGCTGGGGCACGACCACGAGCGCCCCCGGGACGCCAAGCGCATGGCGGCCCTGGAGGAACAGCTCCTGGGCGAGCGGGGCATGGTGGCGGACTCGCTCCAGGTGGATGCCAAGGCCCGTCGCGCTCGCAGCCTCATGTAG
- a CDS encoding RNA polymerase sigma factor produces the protein MSSGGVLEIGQEEAAADASESRRQDAALLARLRRGEPDAFELLVRTHQDRLYDFCVRMVGDREEAHDLVQEIFVSVHQNVRRFREDSKLSTWLFRITRNHCINRLKYLKRRGRGRSEVFDEAAALLSEGGGTAPGPDAALESARERARVQWAISQLEPDARMLVALRDIEGLSYDEIIDITELPEGTVKSRLHRAREKLADLLGRLEP, from the coding sequence GTGTCATCGGGCGGCGTGCTCGAAATCGGACAGGAAGAGGCCGCCGCGGACGCGTCCGAGTCGCGCCGCCAGGACGCGGCGCTGCTGGCCCGCCTGCGCCGGGGTGAGCCGGACGCCTTCGAGCTGCTGGTGCGCACCCACCAGGACCGGCTCTACGACTTCTGCGTCCGCATGGTGGGAGATCGTGAGGAAGCTCACGACCTGGTGCAGGAAATCTTCGTCAGCGTGCACCAGAACGTCCGCCGCTTCCGCGAGGACTCGAAGCTGTCCACCTGGCTGTTCCGCATCACCCGCAACCACTGCATCAACCGGCTCAAGTACCTGAAGCGCCGGGGTCGGGGCCGCTCCGAAGTGTTCGACGAGGCCGCGGCCCTGCTCTCCGAAGGCGGGGGCACCGCGCCCGGCCCGGATGCGGCCCTGGAATCCGCGCGTGAGCGCGCCCGGGTGCAGTGGGCCATCTCCCAACTGGAGCCGGACGCGCGCATGCTGGTGGCGCTGCGCGACATCGAAGGCCTCAGCTACGACGAAATCATCGACATCACCGAGCTTCCGGAGGGCACGGTGAAGAGCCGGCTCCACCGGGCCCGGGAAAAGCTGGCGGACCTCCTGGGGCGGCTTGAGCCATGA
- a CDS encoding anti-sigma factor family protein: MNHREARALFLALADDELPAPKAQEVRTHLDGCDDCRQGWQRYSSTVQRLQRVEREKAPPALASLVMNRVRRKRRFGLRGLHTLHMNHRLPVEVLIPLLLAAAVAAFLVMVAP, translated from the coding sequence ATGAACCATCGCGAGGCGAGGGCCCTGTTCCTCGCGCTCGCCGACGACGAGCTTCCCGCCCCCAAGGCGCAGGAGGTTCGCACCCACCTGGACGGCTGCGACGACTGCCGCCAGGGCTGGCAGCGCTATTCCAGCACGGTGCAGCGGCTCCAGCGCGTGGAGCGTGAGAAGGCCCCACCCGCGCTCGCCTCCCTGGTGATGAACCGGGTGCGCCGCAAGCGCCGCTTCGGTCTGCGGGGCCTCCACACCCTGCATATGAACCACCGGCTCCCGGTGGAGGTCCTCATCCCGCTGCTGCTGGCGGCCGCCGTGGCCGCCTTCCTGGTGATGGTCGCTCCCTGA
- a CDS encoding DUF4105 domain-containing protein, with protein MLRPSLIASCLLGLLLLAAPARAASMPPWGTGESQGEDLAILLVTFSPGDDVPSWWGHGSLVVEDRRRQMSRLYNYGMFSFDEAMLARFAMGRLEFWVGQSSVGGTFRYYQAEDRDVRVQELNLTPEQRVVVAKRLAENVLPENREYLYHHYNDNCVTRLRDMIDVATGGQLREADRAPGRMTLREHTRRYTAVNAPMSVLLDFMMNDEIDRPITKWEEAFLPDELEAQVAALQVKGADGQTASLAAKSWNYYESSTRRRPPAEPPPWGPWLLALGLALGGLAVGLAVWERQRGSRVARLLLGLENAVVGLALGLPGTALFIMGLVTDHTVTYRNENLFLANPLTLLALPFGVALTWGSQKARTRLFKVWTLLAVLGVLGVVLKVLPPFDQDNWRLIALILPISLGMAGAFGLDRVLARLPRADRASAGRRDAVASLKTP; from the coding sequence ATGCTCCGCCCATCACTCATCGCCTCCTGCCTGCTCGGCCTGCTGCTCCTGGCGGCGCCCGCGCGCGCGGCCTCCATGCCGCCGTGGGGCACGGGAGAAAGCCAGGGCGAGGACCTGGCCATCCTCCTGGTGACGTTCAGTCCCGGGGATGACGTGCCGTCCTGGTGGGGCCACGGCTCGCTGGTGGTGGAGGACCGGCGGCGGCAGATGTCGCGCCTCTACAACTACGGCATGTTCTCCTTCGACGAGGCCATGCTCGCGCGCTTCGCCATGGGCCGGCTGGAGTTCTGGGTGGGCCAGTCGTCAGTGGGTGGCACCTTCCGCTACTACCAGGCCGAGGACCGCGACGTCCGCGTGCAGGAACTCAACCTCACGCCCGAGCAGCGCGTCGTCGTGGCGAAGCGGCTGGCGGAGAACGTGCTGCCGGAGAACCGCGAGTACCTGTACCACCACTACAACGACAACTGCGTCACGCGGCTGCGGGACATGATTGACGTGGCCACGGGCGGCCAGCTCCGCGAGGCGGACCGGGCACCCGGGCGGATGACGCTGCGCGAGCACACCCGTCGCTACACCGCGGTGAACGCGCCCATGAGCGTGCTGCTCGACTTCATGATGAACGACGAGATCGACCGTCCCATCACGAAGTGGGAGGAGGCCTTCCTGCCGGATGAGCTGGAGGCCCAGGTCGCGGCGCTCCAGGTGAAGGGGGCGGACGGGCAAACGGCGTCGCTCGCGGCGAAGAGCTGGAACTACTACGAATCCTCCACGCGTCGGCGTCCGCCGGCGGAGCCTCCCCCGTGGGGCCCGTGGCTTCTCGCGTTGGGCCTGGCCCTGGGCGGCCTGGCGGTCGGGCTGGCGGTGTGGGAGCGCCAGCGGGGCAGCCGCGTGGCCCGCCTGCTGCTCGGGCTGGAGAACGCCGTGGTGGGGCTGGCGCTCGGGTTGCCGGGCACCGCGCTGTTCATCATGGGGTTGGTGACGGACCACACGGTGACGTACCGCAATGAGAATCTTTTCCTGGCCAACCCGCTGACGCTGTTGGCGCTGCCCTTCGGCGTGGCGCTGACGTGGGGCAGCCAGAAGGCTCGCACGCGCCTGTTCAAGGTGTGGACGCTGCTGGCCGTCCTGGGTGTGCTGGGCGTGGTGCTCAAGGTGTTGCCGCCCTTCGACCAGGACAACTGGCGGCTCATCGCGCTCATCCTGCCCATCTCCCTGGGCATGGCGGGCGCATTCGGTCTGGATCGAGTACTGGCGCGCCTCCCCAGGGCGGACCGCGCGTCAGCCGGACGGCGGGATGCCGTCGCATCGCTGAAGACTCCCTAG
- a CDS encoding ABC transporter permease gives MHSAERQTVHRWTFIWIGALVALVGFSLLGVALTSSQAWLETSSSLGLSLLGWGGLVQALNALLLVSEQPVAPVPNTGLLVAGSVVWLAGWALIAAGIRRAPEPTEGPSPAAGATLYPRLARYRDFYWSTLGAYGGGMLLAEVVLILLQTVLSSGVSAAELGSAGKGASGGLSLPPTGAFAIALLAGGMVAFISGFIGASRAQRLSLPEATIGVLYLGLPIPIVLTLMERLPGLQLALGYRLREVTYVAGLIGRPELGYWLVFTFLVLALVLGINTGFIAAGSGRVDLKLGFELFVARRHVAVFRPSLLLGTLAVLMLGIIPPLLIYFIIRSAEAAVERTRIRALGLKDPLAAASDLNRLKLREQSPTMMMTALSVGGVGVGVMALIIVLSVMSGFEADLQQKILGTNAHAVVSKYAGDLPEYAKVMESVRKVPGVVGQTPFIINQVMIASEGNVDGVIIKGIDPGTVGEVTDLPKNILGGGSLDILYTPEKIVHRGLPDEEPAEESGVEEDDIIRRSGTPKKAPVLPGIVIGRELAASLRVVVGDRVNVVSPLGTELGPSGPIPKSRAFRVAAIFYSGMYEYDSKFVYILLKEAQDFFDVKGATGIELKVADIDDARRIASQVVKVLGGYPYRARDWGEMNKNLFSALRLEKLVMGIILSIIIIVAAGLIVATVIMLVLEKRKEISVLKALGVPDGGIVKIFLAEGLQIGVAGGFLGLISGLSWCVFIEKVGIKLDPDVYYIPAVPVRVEPVQTVLAVVIAVLVTYLASIYPALKASSVEPVEGLKAE, from the coding sequence GTGCACTCCGCCGAACGGCAGACCGTCCATCGCTGGACCTTCATCTGGATTGGGGCGCTGGTCGCCCTGGTGGGCTTCAGCCTGCTCGGGGTGGCGCTCACGTCCTCTCAAGCCTGGCTGGAGACCAGCTCCTCCCTGGGGCTGTCCCTGCTGGGGTGGGGCGGGCTGGTCCAGGCCCTCAACGCGCTGCTGCTCGTGTCCGAGCAGCCCGTCGCGCCGGTGCCCAACACGGGCCTCCTCGTCGCGGGCTCCGTCGTCTGGCTCGCGGGGTGGGCGCTCATCGCCGCCGGCATCCGCCGCGCGCCGGAGCCCACCGAAGGGCCCAGCCCGGCCGCGGGCGCCACGCTGTACCCGCGCCTGGCGCGCTACCGGGACTTCTACTGGAGCACCCTGGGCGCCTACGGCGGCGGCATGCTGCTGGCGGAGGTGGTCCTCATCCTCCTGCAGACGGTGCTGTCCAGCGGCGTGTCCGCCGCGGAGCTGGGCTCGGCGGGGAAGGGCGCCAGCGGCGGTTTGTCGCTGCCGCCCACCGGGGCCTTCGCCATCGCGCTGCTCGCGGGTGGCATGGTGGCCTTCATCTCCGGCTTCATCGGCGCGTCGCGCGCGCAGCGGCTGTCGCTGCCCGAGGCCACCATCGGCGTGCTGTACCTGGGCCTGCCCATCCCCATCGTCCTCACGTTGATGGAGCGGCTGCCCGGGCTGCAGCTCGCGCTGGGCTACCGGCTGCGCGAGGTGACGTACGTCGCGGGGCTGATTGGCCGCCCGGAGCTGGGGTACTGGCTCGTCTTCACCTTCCTGGTGCTGGCGCTGGTGCTGGGCATCAACACCGGCTTCATCGCCGCCGGCAGCGGCCGGGTGGACCTGAAGCTGGGGTTCGAGCTCTTCGTCGCGCGCCGGCACGTGGCGGTGTTCCGGCCGTCGCTGCTGCTGGGGACGCTGGCGGTGCTGATGCTCGGCATCATCCCCCCGCTGCTCATCTACTTCATCATCCGCTCGGCGGAAGCGGCCGTGGAGCGCACCCGCATCCGCGCGCTGGGCCTGAAGGACCCGCTGGCGGCCGCCTCCGACCTCAACCGCCTCAAGCTTCGGGAGCAGTCGCCCACCATGATGATGACCGCCCTGTCCGTGGGCGGCGTGGGCGTGGGCGTGATGGCGCTCATCATCGTGCTGTCGGTGATGAGCGGCTTCGAGGCCGACCTGCAGCAGAAGATCCTGGGCACCAACGCGCACGCGGTGGTGTCCAAGTACGCGGGCGACCTACCCGAGTACGCCAAGGTCATGGAGTCCGTCCGCAAGGTGCCCGGCGTCGTGGGACAGACGCCCTTCATCATCAACCAGGTGATGATTGCGTCCGAGGGCAACGTGGACGGCGTCATCATCAAGGGCATCGACCCGGGCACGGTGGGCGAGGTGACGGACCTGCCCAAGAACATCCTCGGTGGCGGCTCGCTCGACATCCTCTATACGCCGGAGAAGATCGTCCACCGCGGCCTGCCGGACGAGGAGCCCGCGGAGGAGAGCGGGGTGGAGGAGGACGACATCATCCGCCGCTCCGGGACGCCCAAGAAGGCGCCGGTGCTGCCGGGCATCGTCATTGGCCGTGAGCTGGCGGCGTCGCTGCGCGTGGTGGTGGGAGACCGGGTGAACGTCGTCTCCCCGCTGGGCACCGAGCTGGGGCCGTCCGGCCCGATTCCGAAGAGCCGCGCCTTCCGCGTGGCGGCCATCTTCTACTCGGGCATGTACGAGTACGACTCCAAGTTCGTCTACATCCTCCTCAAGGAGGCCCAGGACTTCTTCGACGTGAAGGGGGCCACGGGCATCGAGCTGAAGGTGGCGGACATCGACGATGCGCGGCGCATCGCCTCGCAGGTGGTGAAGGTGCTGGGCGGCTATCCCTACCGGGCACGCGACTGGGGAGAGATGAACAAGAACCTCTTCTCCGCGCTGCGCCTGGAGAAGCTGGTGATGGGCATCATCCTCTCCATCATCATCATCGTGGCCGCGGGCCTCATCGTCGCCACCGTCATCATGCTGGTGCTGGAGAAGCGGAAGGAGATTTCCGTCCTCAAGGCACTGGGCGTCCCCGATGGCGGCATCGTGAAGATATTCCTCGCGGAGGGCCTGCAGATTGGCGTCGCGGGCGGCTTCCTCGGCCTGATTTCCGGCCTGTCCTGGTGCGTCTTCATCGAGAAGGTCGGCATCAAGCTGGACCCGGACGTCTATTACATCCCGGCGGTGCCGGTGCGCGTCGAGCCGGTGCAGACCGTGCTGGCCGTCGTCATCGCGGTGCTCGTCACCTACCTCGCCTCCATCTACCCGGCCCTCAAGGCCAGCAGTGTGGAGCCGGTGGAAGGCCTCAAGGCGGAGTAG
- the lysS gene encoding lysine--tRNA ligase, with translation MAETENKSEKSAGEGDLGTKEQEIYDQRLEKAAKWREAGFNPYGNGYRPQHQAAEIHEKHAAQSAEEIEQAAPPPYDVAGRVVAMRSFGKAAFIKLRDRSGEIQVHMKKDALGDSYETFKLCDLGDFLAATGPVFRSKTGELTLSATKFTPLTKSLRPLPEKWHGLTDVEVRYRQRYLDLVSNPDVKQTFLRRNKLIRFIRNFLDTRDFVEVETPMMHPLVSGAAARPFTTHHNALDIDLYMRIAPELYLKRLVVGGLERVYEVNRNFRNEGISTRHNPEFTMLEFYQAYATYEDLMDLSEEMISEAAKAVTGDTKVKYGDHVLDFGKGWKRISMTEAIREVVSGLSDKDMADADRLRHELLKTSHSEAERRAIDTMNHGELVGALFEHHVEHTLIHPTFITHFPTAVSPLARRNDQNPDVTDRFELYVAGREIANAFSELNDPLDQKGRFQAQLDAKQRGQQETMDYDEDYIRALEHGMPPTAGEGIGIDRLAMLFTDSQSIRDVILFPLLKPLAK, from the coding sequence ATGGCCGAGACCGAAAACAAGAGCGAGAAGAGTGCGGGCGAGGGCGACCTCGGGACGAAGGAACAGGAAATCTACGACCAGCGGCTGGAGAAAGCCGCGAAGTGGCGCGAGGCCGGCTTCAATCCGTACGGCAACGGCTACCGTCCCCAGCACCAGGCCGCCGAAATCCACGAGAAGCACGCCGCTCAGTCCGCCGAGGAAATCGAGCAGGCCGCGCCTCCGCCCTATGACGTCGCCGGCCGCGTCGTGGCCATGCGCTCCTTCGGCAAGGCCGCCTTCATCAAGCTGCGCGACCGCTCGGGCGAAATCCAGGTCCACATGAAGAAGGACGCCTTGGGGGACTCCTATGAGACCTTCAAGCTCTGTGACTTGGGCGACTTCCTGGCCGCCACCGGTCCGGTGTTCCGTTCGAAGACGGGCGAGCTCACGCTCTCCGCCACGAAGTTCACCCCGCTCACCAAGTCCCTGCGCCCCCTGCCGGAGAAGTGGCACGGCCTGACGGACGTGGAGGTCCGCTACCGTCAGCGGTACCTGGACCTCGTGTCCAACCCGGACGTGAAGCAGACTTTCCTCCGGCGCAACAAGCTCATCCGCTTCATCCGAAACTTCCTCGACACGCGTGACTTCGTCGAGGTCGAAACGCCGATGATGCACCCGCTCGTGTCCGGCGCGGCGGCGCGGCCCTTCACCACGCACCACAACGCGCTCGACATCGACCTGTACATGCGCATCGCCCCGGAGCTGTATCTCAAGCGCCTGGTGGTGGGCGGCCTGGAGCGCGTCTACGAGGTCAACCGCAACTTCCGCAACGAAGGCATCAGCACCCGGCACAACCCCGAGTTCACGATGCTGGAGTTCTATCAGGCGTACGCCACGTACGAGGACCTGATGGACCTCTCCGAGGAGATGATTTCGGAGGCCGCCAAGGCCGTCACCGGCGACACGAAGGTGAAGTACGGCGACCACGTGCTCGACTTCGGCAAGGGTTGGAAGCGCATCTCCATGACGGAGGCCATCCGCGAGGTGGTGAGCGGCCTGTCCGACAAGGACATGGCGGACGCGGACCGGCTGCGCCACGAACTGCTCAAGACGAGCCACTCGGAGGCCGAGCGGCGGGCCATCGACACCATGAATCACGGTGAGCTGGTGGGCGCGCTCTTCGAGCACCACGTCGAGCACACGCTCATCCATCCCACCTTCATCACCCATTTCCCCACCGCCGTCTCGCCGCTGGCCCGGCGCAATGACCAGAACCCGGACGTGACGGACCGCTTCGAGCTGTACGTGGCGGGCCGCGAAATCGCGAACGCCTTCTCCGAGCTGAACGACCCGTTGGACCAGAAGGGTCGCTTCCAGGCTCAGCTGGACGCGAAGCAGCGGGGCCAGCAGGAGACGATGGACTACGACGAGGACTACATCCGGGCCCTCGAGCACGGCATGCCGCCCACCGCCGGTGAAGGCATCGGGATTGATCGGCTCGCCATGCTGTTCACGGATTCGCAGAGCATCCGGGACGTCATCCTGTTTCCCCTCCTCAAGCCACTGGCGAAGTAG